A part of Dreissena polymorpha isolate Duluth1 chromosome 13, UMN_Dpol_1.0, whole genome shotgun sequence genomic DNA contains:
- the LOC127855449 gene encoding phospholipid scramblase 2-like, producing the protein MARVGLDPYGQPIIQQNVGFVVMAQPGALVTRPPPPPVVWMPKPSGGSGCPPGLEYLTTLDKILLKEEVNYLEMATNFVFENRYRILNDSGQQVYTAQEESTVCQLGWCSGNRAFTMHIFDNNKMEVIRLERELRCCIGTCWCSCLESCSHLIKVEAPPGKKVGYVQQKCSPLPPMFSILDEDKQEVMYIDGPCCVGPCTVVEFKVKSSKDDSKVGKISKKWDDVVQELLTNADNFGIKFPVDLDVKMKAVMLGAAFLIDFMYFE; encoded by the exons ATGGCGAGAG tTGGACTAGACCCGTATGGCCAGCCCATCATCCAGCAGAATGTCGGCTTCGTCGTCATGGCGCAGCCGGGGGCTCTTG TCACGAGACCGCCGCCTCCGCCTGTTGTGTGGATGCCCAAGCCGTCGGGTGGAAGCGGTTGTCCGCCTGGGTTGGAATACCTAACCACCTTAGACAAGATACTCTTGAAAGAAGAAGTAAACTATCTGGAGA TGGCGACAAACTTTGTGTTCGAGAACAGATATCGTATCTTGAACGACTCCGGACAGCAGGTCTACACTGCGCAGGAAG AGTCTACTGTTTGTCAGCTTGGATGGTGCTCCGGCAACAGGGCCTTTACGATGCACATCTTCGACAACAACAAAATG GAAGTGATACGATTGGAGCGAGAGCTGCGCTGCTGCATTGGAACTTGCTGGTGCTCATGCCTAGAAAGCTGCTCCCATCTGATCAAAGTCGAGGCGCCCCCGGGGAAGAAGGTCGGATACGTGCAGCAAAA ATGTAGCCCGCTGCCACCAATGTTTAGCATTTTGGACGAAGACAAACAAGAAGTTATGTATATCGATGGACCATGCTGCGTCGGACCATGTACTGTCGTGGAGTTTAAG GTGAAATCATCCAAGGACGACTCGAAGGTTGGCAAAATTTCGAAAAAATGGGATGACGTGGTACAGGAGTTGTTAACAAACGCCGATAACTTCGGAATCAAAT TCCCTGTTGATCTAGATGTTAAAATGAAAGCTGTCATGCTCGGTGCCGCTTTTCTGATT GACTTCATGTATTTCGAGTAA